In one window of Cololabis saira isolate AMF1-May2022 chromosome 23, fColSai1.1, whole genome shotgun sequence DNA:
- the slc37a3 gene encoding sugar phosphate exchanger 3: MPPLYCGYLSQYTHHHLAVFLLTFFSYVLLHASRKTFSNVKVSISAQWTPSFQNDSAAAFSPGETWEDNRLFADEEQATLFLGALDSIFLFSYAVGLYLSGVIGDRVNLRYVLCVGLCGSAAVEFVFGTLTEWLHIYNIYLYCGLWVLNGLLQSAVWPCVVAVMGNWFGKTGRGFVFGLWSACASVGNILGAFLASSVLQYGYEYAFLVTSVVQFAGGVVVFFGLLTSPKEVGLSMESETGLRPVETDTDSHRPLMSDEEEKEVEVCSRQYRSVQEPDEPPFESPQPVGFLQAFCLPGVLPYSLAYACLKLVNYSFFFWLPFYLSNNYGWKEAEADRLSVWYDVGGIIGGTVLGLVSDFMGKRSPVLVFSLVMAMGALVGYSRSPNDQVINAVILAATGFFIGGPSNMISSAISADLGRQDALRGNQEALATVTGIVDGTGSIGAAAGQYVVSLIESKLGWMTVFYFFIVMTGGSIVFITPLLIKEILAMWRDRRALRRQL; encoded by the exons ATGCCTCCCTTGTATTGTGGCTATCTGTCACAGTACACCCATCATCATCTGGCTGTTTTCCTCCTTACTTTTTTTAG CTATGTGCTGCTGCATGCATCCAGGAAGACGTTCAGTAATGTGAAAGTGAGCATCTCTGCCCAATGGACGCCATCGTTCCAGAATGACAGCGCAGCTGCCTTCTCCCCCGGCGAG ACATGGGAGGACAATCGCCTGTTTGCAGATGAAGAGCAGGCCACCTTATTTCTGGGAGCTCTTGACTCCATCTTCCTCTTCTCATACGCAGTG GGCCTGTATTTGAGCGGCGTGATTGGGGACAGAGTCAATCTGCGCTACGTTCTCTGCGTCGGcctgtgtggttctgctgctgtg GAATTTGTGTTTGGCACTCTGACCGAATGGCTCCACATTTACAACATCTATCTGTACTGCGGGCTGTGGGTGCTGAACGGCCTGCTGCAGTCCGCCGTCTGGCCCTGCGTGGTGGCCGTCATGGGAAACTGGTTCGGCAAGACCGG GCGAGGCTTTGTGTTCGGCCTGTGGAGTGCCTGCGCATCCGTAGGCAACATACTGGGCGCCTTCTTGGCGTCCAGCGTGCTACAGTACGGATATGAG TACGCCTTCCTGGTGACCTCTGTTGTGCAGTTCGCTGGTGGGGTGGTGGTGTTTTTCGGGCTACTTACCTCCCCGAAGGAAGTTG GTTTGAGCATGGAGTCGGAGACGGGTCTCCGGCCCGTGGAGACGGACACCGACAGCCACAGGCCTCTGATGAGCgacgaggaggagaaggaggtggAAGTGTGCAGCAGACAATACCGGTCCGTTCAGGAGCCGGATGAGCCGCCGTTCGAGTCTCCGCAACCTGTCGGCTTCCTCCAGGCTTTCTGTCTGCCGGGAGTTCTGCCT TACTCGCTGGCTTATGCCTGCCTGAAGCTGGTCAACTACTCCTTCTTCTTCTGGCTTCCCTTCTACTTGAGCAACAACTACGGGTGGAAAGAGGCCGAGGCCGACCGCCTGTCTGTCTGGTACGATGTAGGAGGAATCATCG GAGGAACAGTTCTGGGTCTGGTTTCTGACTTCATGGGGAAGAGATCTCCGGTGCTGGTTTTCAGTCTGGTAATGGCAATGGGAGCCCTGGTGGGATACAGCC gATCTCCCAATGACCAGGTCATAAACGCGGTGATCCTCGCTGCCACCGGCTTCTTCATTGGCGGTCCTTCCAACATGATCAGCTCGGCCATCTCCGCTGACCTGGGGAGACAGGACGCCCTGAGAGGCAACCAGGAGGCTCTGGCAACTGTCACTGGGATCGTGGATGGGACTGGGAGTATTGGAGCGGCTGCAGGacag TATGTGGTGTCTCTGATTGAGAGCAAGCTGGGCTGGATGACCGTGTTTTACTTCTTCATCGTCATG